The DNA region GATCTATATCTTTAAAGGCGGAAACGAAGGGTGTGATGTAAGAAAAGTCCCACACTTCAAACCCTGCTCCGAATTTTTCTCCACTCATACCTGCTGTTACAACTCTTCCTCCAGAAGAATCGAGGGAGAGGCTAACGAAGACCTCTCCGAAAAGAGCCGCGGTGGTGGTTAAGAACAGAACGAAGAACGCTCTTTTCAATCTCATCACCCCGAAACGATTATACTATGATAGGGGTGAGAGATTTGATCTTCCTCGGATGTGACGTGGGTGGAACGAAAACGCTGGCGGTTCTGAGTGACGAAGAAGGAAACATCCTCGCCGTTTACAAAGGGCATGGGGCGAATTATCAGGTTGTGGGAAAGGAAAACGCTTTGAAGAATCTGAAAGGAGTGATAAACGGTGTTTTAGAAAGGGCCGGAAAAAATCTTGAAGATGTAGATTTTGCCTTCTTCGGTTACGCAGGCGCCGACTTCGAGTACGAGATGAAGATCGTAAGGAAAATTCTGGAAAAGCTTGGTTTCAAAAGCTTCGACTTCGATAACGATGGAAGAATCGCCTTGAGGTCTGGTACCTTCAACGATGTTGGTATCATGGTAAGCTGCGGAACTGGGAGTATTTCGTACGCCTCCGATGGAAAAAGAGTGAACAGAATTGGGGGACTTTCCTTTTCTCTCGGTGAAAGGCTCGGCTCCCACTATATCGCTTCTCTTGTGACATCCGCCGTTGTGAGGGCAAAAGATGGAAGGGACGACTGGACACTCCTTGTTGACGAGGTCGAAAAGGAGATCGGCCCGGTCGAAACTCTTCTGAGATACGACTACGAAGGTGGAGACATCTCCGAGATTGTTAAAAAAGTAAATCAGATCCTCTTCAAGTGTGCCGAAGATGGAGACACTGTCTCTCTCAGGATATTCAACGAAATCGTGATCGAGGTAAAAAAGATCGTGGACGCGCACAGAAAAACTCTTAACTTCACACCCCCCATCAGGCTGATCCTGGAGGGGAGTTTCTTCAAGAATGCTCCACTTCTTCTCATAAAGATGATAGAAAGCGCAGTTGGAAGGGAATACAAGATCACAATCCCCAAACACGATCCAGTGATCGGTGCGGTGCTGTTTGCCATGGAGCATTCAGGATTTCAGATAACAGAAGAACTCTACACCAGGCTGGTGGAG from Thermotoga sp. includes:
- a CDS encoding N-acetylglucosamine kinase, whose protein sequence is MRDLIFLGCDVGGTKTLAVLSDEEGNILAVYKGHGANYQVVGKENALKNLKGVINGVLERAGKNLEDVDFAFFGYAGADFEYEMKIVRKILEKLGFKSFDFDNDGRIALRSGTFNDVGIMVSCGTGSISYASDGKRVNRIGGLSFSLGERLGSHYIASLVTSAVVRAKDGRDDWTLLVDEVEKEIGPVETLLRYDYEGGDISEIVKKVNQILFKCAEDGDTVSLRIFNEIVIEVKKIVDAHRKTLNFTPPIRLILEGSFFKNAPLLLIKMIESAVGREYKITIPKHDPVIGAVLFAMEHSGFQITEELYTRLVENYLKEVKG